One Deltaproteobacteria bacterium DNA segment encodes these proteins:
- a CDS encoding amino acid ABC transporter permease produces the protein MSVPAAATPTYPPGQHPDLPPPPGTAGVIGWLRANLFSSVFNTALTLVSAWLIYEFVTAAIDWFVLEAVWDAGSRVDCRTQGDGACWAVIATRLDQFVYGFYPADQRWRPVLTFVLLFPALAPVLFDRTPYRSRLLWFSLAYPAVGAWLIYGGLGLPVVDTDAYGGFLLTMILGVTGIVASLPLGILLALGRQSRLLAIRVLCVTFIEVVRGVPLITLLFIASTMLNYFLPPGTNFDLLIRVLIMVTLFAAAYLAEAVRGGLQALSRGQYEAADSLGLSYWKTTWLITLPQALKIAIPGMVNVFIGLYKDSTLVVIIGLLDPLGVARAILADAKWNGLSNETYLFIALFFFLSCFAMSRYSLWLEGRLSVDNR, from the coding sequence ATGTCCGTTCCCGCCGCCGCAACCCCGACCTATCCGCCCGGACAGCACCCGGACCTGCCGCCGCCGCCGGGCACCGCCGGCGTCATCGGCTGGTTGCGCGCGAACCTGTTCTCGTCGGTGTTCAACACGGCGCTGACACTCGTTTCCGCGTGGCTGATCTACGAGTTCGTCACCGCCGCCATCGACTGGTTCGTGCTGGAGGCGGTGTGGGATGCCGGCTCCCGCGTCGATTGCCGCACACAGGGTGACGGCGCCTGCTGGGCGGTCATCGCCACCCGGCTGGACCAGTTCGTCTACGGCTTTTATCCCGCCGACCAGCGCTGGCGTCCGGTGCTCACCTTCGTCCTGCTCTTCCCCGCGCTGGCGCCGGTGCTGTTCGATCGCACGCCCTATCGCAGCCGACTGCTTTGGTTCTCGCTGGCCTATCCCGCGGTGGGGGCCTGGTTGATCTACGGCGGCCTGGGCCTGCCCGTGGTGGACACCGATGCCTACGGCGGGTTCCTGCTCACCATGATCCTGGGCGTCACCGGCATCGTGGCGTCCCTTCCCCTGGGCATCCTGCTGGCCCTCGGCAGGCAGTCGCGGCTGCTGGCGATCCGTGTGCTGTGCGTCACCTTCATCGAAGTCGTGCGCGGGGTGCCGCTGATCACGCTGCTGTTCATCGCCTCCACCATGCTCAACTACTTCCTGCCCCCGGGGACCAACTTCGACCTCCTCATCCGGGTGCTCATCATGGTCACGCTGTTCGCCGCGGCCTACCTCGCCGAAGCCGTGCGCGGCGGATTGCAAGCCCTTTCCCGCGGCCAGTACGAGGCCGCGGACTCCCTCGGGCTGTCGTACTGGAAGACCACCTGGCTGATCACGCTGCCCCAGGCCCTCAAGATCGCCATCCCCGGCATGGTCAACGTCTTCATCGGGCTTTACAAAGACAGCACGCTGGTAGTAATCATCGGCCTGTTGGACCCGCTGGGCGTGGCCCGGGCGATTCTCGCCGACGCCAAGTGGAACGGGCTGTCCAACGAGACGTATCTCTTCATCGCGCTCTTCTTCTTCTTGAGTTGTTTCGCCATGTCGCGATACTCCCTCTGGCTCGAAGGACGGCTGAGCGTCGACAACCGTTAG
- a CDS encoding amino acid ABC transporter permease, with protein VPPLTSQYLDLTKNSSLAIAIGYVDLVGTLGGITLNQTGREIECMMLVLLVYLAISLNISMFMNWYNRRVRLVER; from the coding sequence CGTCCCGCCGCTCACCTCCCAGTACCTTGACCTCACCAAGAACTCGTCCCTGGCCATCGCCATCGGCTACGTGGACCTGGTGGGGACCCTGGGGGGGATCACGCTGAATCAGACAGGGCGGGAGATCGAGTGCATGATGCTGGTCTTGCTGGTTTACCTGGCTATTTCCCTGAATATTTCCATGTTCATGAACTGGTACAACCGGCGCGTCCGGTTGGTGGAGCGCTGA